CTGGCGGTCGCCTCGGCCGGGGCAGATCCTTCAGCTCCAGCTGGCTCTTGGGCCGGATGAGCATTTGGACGGACTTCAGGGAGCGGAAGCTGTACCACGGCTCCCAGTAGATGCTCTGCGGGTTGTCCACCTCGCCCTTGAAGTATCGCCCATTTAAGTTGCtgtcaaataaaaataaattacccTTTACATATTATGTACcttaaaaattgtataatggaaaattgcaaattattcaaaacaagaaaaataacTAGCTTTGCCAAGCCGAGGCTTAAATACCCTTGCACTTAATATTATGTACAAACTATTATGATAGAATCACTTTTCGATCAAAAACAGCAAATATACGATATGTTTTTTCTCATcttcaattaaatgtttgtaatttatatgaaaatatatattgtaaacaatataTTGTGTATGTACCGAATTAAAACACTCTATGTTGAAAAACCAGAAGTGAaaatttgattatttttcgattttttaatGATGAGGATATGATATGGTAGTTCAATCTGGACTAACTCAATAGAAAGAATACTTTTGGGAAAGTTTCAGTTTAAAACTAACAATgcttgttaaatatttcatattttttatcaCATTTGCTTCTAATAGATAACCTTATAAGATCAAAGTATCAAATTTATATCTTCTGTTTTTCCAAAGATAAAGATATCAATATCACAGTTCAGAATTATCATTTCGACGGGTGACGGAAATACCTATTTTAATATGACTAACTATACAGCAAGTCAAAGCATAGTATCACAGACTAGACTTATTCAAGATATGATAAGTATTCAAATACTGACAAGTTATATTAGTAATCAAGATAATTAATTGAATAAAGTGTCAATGAGATATAGAAGTTTTAAGCTTCAAAAAAATAGGTACAGAGTACTTCAATAATACATCCTTTTAATAGGAAATGTGGTATGTAGATCCTTACCTGCGGGAACAGAAGTCGTACCACCAAGCTCCCTGGTGGTGCTCCGCGCAGTTCATGTGCGTGAAGGCGTCATTGTCCCGGTCGTAGGTGGAGAACTTCATCTTATCGTGGGTGCGCAACGCATCGCTGGCGTTTCCCTGGTAGTGGCCCAGTAGCTTCAGTTCGTAGCCCTCCTCCTCACTGCCGATGAGGAAGTCGTCGTAGTGGGCATAGCTCGTCTCGCCGCCGAATCTCCTGATGCTGATGTACAGCTCGTGGGGCTGGGAGTTGGTCAAGCGATGCAGCTTCTCCAAGCCGATGAAGAACTCGCCGTTCAACTTGCCAAATCCCTTGCTgtaggcatcccagttccGGTAGAAGTTCACGGATCCGTCCAGACGCCGCTGGATGCATGTCCAGCCGGGTCCGGCGGCAGTTTGCCCCTCGCAGGGCACCAAGAAGGGCAAGAATCCCGGCAGATGGATCAAATGGATGCCGGGCGATCGTCCAAAGGGCACGCAGCTGGTAGTAGCCGCCTCCCAGTCCGCCAACAGGTCGTCCTTCTTCTCCCGGAACTTTCGCTCGAAGTACACAACCTTACCCTTGAGATGCTCAATCAGTAGGGCACTGGAGCCATTCAGCTTGCGCAGCTCCGCCAGAACGTGCTGTTTCCGCTTG
This genomic interval from Drosophila mauritiana strain mau12 chromosome 2R, ASM438214v1, whole genome shotgun sequence contains the following:
- the LOC117135892 gene encoding fibrinogen-like protein 1 — its product is MEYYLIVLILILLPSAWFLQVPSKIKPTTKAPIKEIPPTNGTQIGNVTAVAPIPEKLAEVHIDQHKTIRISKGDLDDLLDVYMGKIAESAATIKDKENEINKLQTKDQTDDELLRKFENLTQVCSAQKSSFSTAIKEKDDQIKELEQKVKVYETRLKRKQHVLAELRKLNGSSALLIEHLKGKVVYFERKFREKKDDLLADWEAATTSCVPFGRSPGIHLIHLPGFLPFLVPCEGQTAAGPGWTCIQRRLDGSVNFYRNWDAYSKGFGKLNGEFFIGLEKLHRLTNSQPHELYISIRRFGGETSYAHYDDFLIGSEEEGYELKLLGHYQGNASDALRTHDKMKFSTYDRDNDAFTHMNCAEHHQGAWWYDFCSRSNLNGRYFKGEVDNPQSIYWEPWYSFRSLKSVQMLIRPKSQLELKDLPRPRRPPG